A window of the Phalacrocorax aristotelis chromosome 9, bGulAri2.1, whole genome shotgun sequence genome harbors these coding sequences:
- the PRIMA1 gene encoding proline-rich membrane anchor 1 isoform X2: MLLRELLGLLRCCWPSLLLHCALHPLWGSVQITQGEPQKSCSKPVAEKVTESCQQICQCRPPPPLPPPPPPPPPPRLLVVPTPKSTFCPTEETWWPGLVIIIAVCCATLVFLFVVVIICYKAIKRTHAN, translated from the exons ATGCTGCTccgggagctgctggggctgctccgctgctgctggccctccctgctgctgcactgtGCCCTGCACCCGCTCTGGGGCTCCGTCCAG ATCACTCAGGGTGAGCCCCAGAAGTCATGCTCCAAGCCTGTAGCAGAGAAAGTCACAGAGAGCTGCCAGCAAATTTGCCAGTGCAGGCCACCTCCACCATTACCACCACCTCCCCCACCTCCACCACCCCCAAGGTTGCTAGTGGTGCCAA CTCCCAAGTCTACCTTTTGCCCCACTGAAGAGACTTGGTGGCCAGGCCTGGTTATTATCATTGCAGTATGCTGCGCCACACTAGTGTTCCTCTTCGTAGTTGTCATCATTTGCTACAAAGCCATAAAAAG